The Kogia breviceps isolate mKogBre1 chromosome 19, mKogBre1 haplotype 1, whole genome shotgun sequence genome contains the following window.
CTGAGGTGGGAGggtagggggttgggtgggggagAGGCTGTGTGGCCCACGGGCCCCAGATGAGCTAAACTGAGCAGAGGCAGAGCGAAAGGGCCGGGTCTGACCCCAAAGGTCCTTGCGCCCAACTCGTCCCTGCGTAGGGACCTGCTCCCACCTGGCTGCTGGGAGGCCCTAACCTCACTGCTTTCCTTTGCAGTTCCCAGAGGACAGAACACTTGCATCAGCTGAAGATAATTCCAGAAGTTTGTCCCTCCCAACCTCTGCAAGGTCCCTGTTGGATTAGGACCCAGTtcatccacccccaccccaaatcccCACACAGGAAACACCTTTGCCCTCCTCCCGATCCTCGCCGTTCTCCTCCTCGTTCTcacaccccctcctccctgcccccccccccccagcgctTCACTGTGCCCCCCACCTGTGGGCCAGACCCCCTAAGATCCCAGCAAGTCCTGTAGGCGGCGTGGCCATGTGCCCCCCAGTCAGCATGCGGTGTGAGGCGGAGGGCATGTCCTACCTCCGCACGTCCTGGATGTACCAGCTTCAACATGGCAGCCAGCTAAGGGTCTGCTTTGCTTGCTTCAAGGCTGCCTTTCTGGACCTTAGACAGTTGCTGGAGTCGGAAGACTGGGAAGATGAAGATTGGGTCCCTGAGCTGATGGGCCACACTGAGGCAGGGTCTGAGCAGGGGGCATCCCCGGGGATGGGACCAAGCTGGGGGCAGGGCCAAGGGCAGCCTGCACAGGGTGGGTCTGTGGACTGGGGGTCGGGCACCCTGGCGTCAGGCCCTGTGGGGTCAGAAGAGGTGGGCCTGGATGATCACCTTGTGCCCACCGAGCTGGAGCCTCAGGATGCCACACCCCTGGGCCTGGGTGCTGAGGATGCTGACTGGACCCAAAGCCTTCCCTGGAGATTTGGGGGACTCCCTATCTGCTCACACTGGCCAAGCCCCTCTCCTCCATGGCAGGAGTTTTTCAAAGTGGACCTGCCCCCGGCGGGAGCCCATGGTATTGGAGCTGGGCACCAGCCGGGCCACGGACCCTGTTGAGGCCAAGGCCTCGTTACTGGACCTGCAGGTCATCTTTATGGTGGGCTGCTATGATGCCATCTGCCTCCGGAAGATGAAGCCAGGATGGGCCCTGAGGACCCCAGGCCAGTGTTGGAAACTGCTGCTGGAGCCTGATGAGGTGAGGGTGGTGAGACTCCAAGATGCACCCCAGAAGCAGGACCTGCACCCGTGGAGGCTAAGCATTCTGGAATCCTCTCCTCCAGGGCAGAATGAAGAGCTGGTCCCTGCGGACTCAGCCCTGCTTTAGAGGGGATTCACCATCCTCTCTTATTCACCCTGGaccaagagggaggcagaggaggggacTCGGCTTCCAGGCCACAGTCCTCCACCCACGGACGGGATCCCAGCACCAGTGGGCCCAGAGGGCCTGGGGAGAGCCTGGCTGTCATGGGAGCCTCAGCCCTGGGGGAGCTGTGATGTTTCCAGACCCTCAGCCCAGGGCCCCTGAactgaggaactgaggcccaagTGGTCACCATTGTCCTGGCCTCCCCGGGACACCAGAGGCTGGGAAGGACTGACCCCTCCACAACAGCCAGGGCTGTTATTAGCAATTAGCAGAGGTTGGAGACTTGGGCCTGGGGAGGAAGAATGGTGAGTGGCCCAGAGACTGAGAAACAGGACCCACCACAGCTTCAGGTAGAAGGGACCCAAACACCTGTAACCGGGAGAGAAGTTCTGTGTCAAATGTCATGGAGTTAGGAATTTGAGGCTATTCAGGATGTGCTGGGTGAATGGTTGCCGTGCAGTGTGTGAAGTGGGGAACAGCACACAGATATGTgcaccagccctgccctggctgtGGGGAGGGATGTCTCAAGTGTGACACACTCCCAGGAACACACTGGAGTTTGGGGACCACGGGGACATGTGCCTGCCTTTACCCACTGGCCTGTGGGTTCCACAGGATCCAGTTATCAACACTGGGGactctgcagtgggagagaccTTGTTTCAAATATTGGCAGTTTTATGCAGTTTGCCTATTtagttcctgtttctttgcatgtcgtTTTTAACTCAATAAAGTCATAGAGTTTTGCATCAAGTGTTGTCCAGAGCTCTTCCTCAGAAAGTCTTTCTtggttctcctttcctctccctctcagaAATAGATCAATCCTGGCAAATCCTGCTTCACCAGTCACAGTTGACCAGGATGACTAAGAAAATCTGTAGCTTCCAGGTGAGTGATGGTTCGGAAGCCTGAGGGTAGCCCTGTCTGGCTGGGCCTTACCTATTTCAATCCCTGGGAAGGACAGAGGATTGGCCCAGAGAAAGTATTCCTGGAAGAGTGGAAGCAATGGTGAGCAGTGCctgttttcccttcttcccccagATACTCTGATAACCAAATGAATATCCAGTCAAAATCCCAGGCATGGTTTATGGAACTTTGGATCCGGCACACACGAACACATTCACGTTCACACTAACTCACACCAATGACCTTGTGACATAGGCACGTGCCATGCAGACCTTTGGGTGAATAGAATGTCAGTAAATTCTGGGGTCAACATTTCACATCTGTGTGATGACTATTCTGTGATTGGTACTGGAAGCCATCAATCTCTAGACATTTAATGAGCCCTactgtgcaccaggcactgttccaggcacaAGGGATATGTCAGTACAGAAAACAGATGGAGGAGGGTTCCATGGGATGGAGTTTCCACTCTAGGAAGGAGATGGGTGATAAAAAGACGTACCTGAGAATGGAGAATGTGGTGAATGAGGAGAGTCAGATGTGCCAAGGGACGCACTGTCCAGAGAGCCTCCTATCCCTTCCAGCCCACCCCTCCTTGTCTTATTTGCTTTGCCCACCTACTGACCTTTTGTTGCCTCTCTCGTTCCGGGGGACCAGGACACTGCAGTGTGGAAGCATATCCACGTGCCCTGGTCACGTCTCTCACCAGAGCTCTGTGAGACCGGGAACCTCCGTAGTCCGTCTTCTCACGCTCTGGTCGTCATGCACTGAGAGactgtcctttaaaaaataacctccagggcttccctggtggtgcagtggttgagagtccgcctgcctatgcaggggaaacgggttcgtgccccggcccgggaggatcccacatgctgcggagcggctgggcccgtgagccatggccgctgagcctgcgcgtctggagcctgtgctccgcaacgggagaggccacagcagtgagaggcccgtgtaccgcgaaaaaaaaaaaaaaaaaaggatttattcTGCCCCAGAAAAAAACCCGTGTGGGGATGCCCACCACCTTGCAGGTGAGGATTCTGTAGGGAGCAGGTCTGGACACTCCAGGTCACCTGGCATGCTGGCAGGGCCCGGGGGTGCATCCCCAGGGCCCAGAGTAGCCAGGCTCCAGGCCAGCCCCCAGGAAGGGCCAAGTTGGCGCGGGACTTACCTCCTGTGTCTGCCGATCCTGCGCCTGCAGTCCCACGCCTGACTTGTCTGCCACACACCAGGGGTGATGCCAGGGAGCTCGTCACACTTACACATGACTTGCCCTCCCAGGAAAACGTCCAGCTGGGCCCCACCGGGGGCAGGACACGGATTCTGAGCTCAGAGGCACTGGAACAAGGAGGGACTTGCTGTTTGGGGACCAGAAGGAGCCCAAGGCCAGCAAGCGTGAGGGGATATGGGGGGCAGTAGCAGGATGAGCGTTTAATGGAGGAAAGGGAGTGGGAGGTGGCCTCAGTCAGGGCCCACGGAGGGACGGAGCCACCAACCCCCTCACTGCTCCGTGCAGCGAGTACATTAAACCACTACACTCGGGAGCACACCAGAGGGTTCCCTCTAGGAATGCCATCCCAggagatttattttctgtttacctACGTTTTGTAAATATTCTACAATGAACACGTTGTCCTGATAAGGGGGAGACAGTGCTCTAACATCACCTAACAGAGGTGGCGCACAGGAGAGCCTGCCCTTCCCCTTCCAGGCAGAGCTGCCcctctgctactgcagccacTGCGTCTCCGTTCCTGGTGCCATATCAGCAAGGTGACATCAAGGTGCACTGGCCTGGCTCGTccccagagaggagaggagagcatcCAATCAGCTGTGGACGATCCGCCAGGGCCCGGGAGGCGTGGAAGCAGCAGGAACCCTGGGAGGAGCTGTGAGCGCAGTGTGGCCCATCCAGAGCCCCCTTCCCCACTCATTCTTGGGAGGCCACTGCAGGAGCAAGACCTTAAGGATGGTGTTACCCAACTCACGTgcaggggcagaggtggggctaCTTCACATTCCCTGAAGCGGCAACAAAGCACCCAACTCAATAAAGGATGAGAAGCACtcctataaataaaatattataatattccgAAGAAAATAAACGAGCTTTCGGATAAATGGAAAGGCATAGCTGGGTCTCGGTGAGGAAggattaatattaaaaatgtgattCTTTCTAAAATGAAGCTATAAATACAATAAGATCCCAAGAGCGTTGAAAGGTGGGTCAGCTTGGGACAAAATAACCAGATGTTTGAGGAACACAGCCATTTCGGAAAGCAAACATCATACTGCTTGTGActctatcagaaagagaaatattaatgggtcaagaattttaaattagtcttaaatattaaaactttaaaaatttcttaaacacgggagttccctagtggtctagtggttacgatttggtgctttcactgctgtgcgtggctgggggttcaatccctggggcaggaactgagatcctgcaagccgtgtggcttggctaaaaaaaaaaatctaaaacagatAGAATTAGATTAAGTtagaagaataagaataaaaaacaagaacagaacTAAGCAAAAATCttagctaaaacaaaacaaagagcagAATTAAAGAACACAAGCGCTGGGATAAACGGCGCATGGGTGCCACTGAGGGGTGAGGTCACGGGTTGGAAGAGCTTGGCTGAAAACCTCCTGGCCCTGGGAGTGAAATGGCTGTGACATGTGTGCTGACATCTGGATGGCAGGAGCCCCAGGGAGAGCACTGAAAATGAAGAGGCAGGAAGTGCATTtcttggagttaaaaaaaaataaagtgcgacttcccccggcggtccagtgggtaagactctgagctcccaatgcagggggcccgggcttgatccctggtcggggaactagatcccgcatgcatgccgcaactaagagtccacgtgCCGCCGTACGTgtctgcatgctacaactaagacccagcgtggccaaaataaataaatatttttaaaaagtgaaagatcTCGGTTTGAAAGGGGCCACAGGCACCAGGGAGAGGAGTAAGAAAAATACTCCTCTCCCCTAACCAAACACTTTCAGAGGGAAAGTTTACTTCCGCAAAAGGATGTTGTATAAAGAAATGAGAACCATTCCATTCTTCCTCAGCTGCTCTAGAAATAAGATGATACTGGACCAGGGTTTTCAAAGTATGGAGGAAATGAGAAGCCAGGATTCTGGGACTGTGCACCCAGCCCCAAGGCATCCAAACACAAAGGTGTGTTTAAACACACTCTCAGGCCCATGAGCCTGCAGACGCTCTGCACTCAGACGCCTGCCCTGACACAGGAGAGCCGAGCATCCGAGACACCAGCAGACGGGTGTGGCATGAAGGTGGCCGCACGCCTCGGGGAAGCTGCTCATCCAGAATGAGAGAATTGAAATCTACACGTGTCAGCGTAGGATGGGTGTTGGCTGGTCCACAATGATCCTGATGCATGGAAAGTGGACTCAACTACCAGAGATTGTCAGGTTGGATAAAAGTCTAGATAGTTTCTGCTTACAAGAGACGCACCTAGCATGTGGACATACAATGGCTGAAAGTAAAATCTGGAAAATGGTCTATCAGGAATATTTTAACCAAAGACAGTTGGTCTTGCTGTACTGATATCAAACAAAAGAGACTAAAATAAATTGGATGATTAGTGTGAAAAGGGTCACTATCTGATGACAAAGACTCAACTTACCAAGAAGATAcagcaatttaaatatttttacatctaATAAAATAGCTTTCAAATATATGATGAAAGATTGCTAGAACTACAGGGAGAAATGGATGATTCCCCATCATCTGAGCGATTCCAACCCACCTCTCCCAATCACTGACAAATCAGCTCAAGCTGATAAAATTCGGCAAGTATATAAAAGATCTGTACTACCCCACCGATCACCTTGACCGGAGGGACCACAGAGGATACAAGGATGTCTCAAGGACCCCGAGGCATTTACAACAATtgatgtgtgtgtgcctgtgtgtgtctcaCCTGAGGCACAAAATGGCAAGGTGTCAAAGTGAGGGAGCCCAGAGAATGAGGACAGAAGTTAGAAGGAAGTTACAAATTggcaacaaaaagataaacatcACAGCACTTCTGGAATATAAAGAACATGCtgctgaatgttttttttttagttagatAGGAAATCAGAACTGAAATCTACAAATTCCTAGAACCGAGGGAAAATGAAACTCCACCTCTCAGCAGAGGCTGAGATTCTAGAGTGAAACTTCTGAGAGAAGAGAAGACAACGAGGGAGCCCAGTGCCCTCCAAAGACGGGGTCCCAGGATTGTCTAAAAACGTGAAAGATGCACACCTTGAACAAGCATGTGTGTTTGTGCAGACACAGAAAACTTCTAGAAAGTTATATGAGGAAGTGTCCACAAGCGTTACCTCTGGGAAGTAAACAGGAGTCCCAGCGAGATACAGCACAGTTCGTTTTAGCTTATCTTCTTATGACATATGACTGGTTTATTTACTTTCAATACAAACAAACTAGTTTCATTTCCAAAGTGTAAATGCTTTATCAGGACACCCATGTTCATCAAAGTCCCAGTGGATCTCATTTCGTAGGGATGAGACTCTAAGCCCTCAGCTGGTGCTCAAGACCCCTCAGTGCGTAGGACCTTCTCCCCTCCTGCTCGAACAGCCCCTGCCCAGGACCCCCCGTTGAGCTGAGAGACCCTAGGCAGGGCTggatgggagaggaaggaaggactgATTTGGGAGGTCGCTTTAGGGATCAGATGCTCCTGCCAGCCCAGGTGGGCATGATGGGTAAAGGGGATGGCGTGTGGCACTTTGGTCCCCAGGCCAGGTTATTTGTGAGGCCTTCCTCTAGTGCCTCGTTGGCCCTCGGGATGGGGCTGGGGACCCCAATCTCAGTGCCCCTCTGTGGGGGGGTCTGAATTTCACACTGACCTTGGTGCCACCTTCACATGAGGACGACTGGCTTTGAGGTTTATCTGCCCACTAGACAAAGGTTACTCCTTTGGCACGTCTAGGACTTTGTCCTGTTCCGCCTAGCTCAGATGCCAGGTTGTTGGTCAACCTTCAGGCCCAAGTCCAGCTGAAGAGGTGGCCCTTTTGCCCTCTGACCTCCTTGAAGGCCGAGATGCTCCACCTCTTGGACAGCTGGAATGTTCTGTCCTGTCCAGTCTGGGCccctcctctgccacccgcaAAATTCAAGGGTCCCCCAGAACTCAGCTCTGCATACTCCTCTCTTTTCATGCAAGTGGGGCATCACCTACTCTGGCACCTCTCACTGCCTGCCTGACAAGGACTTTCCCACCCATGGGTCCACAGCCTGTGGGACCTCTCCCCTGGTGGCCTAGAAACACGTCTTTGTCCCTACTCCGCCCTGCCAGCAGGTCACCTTGGGTTCTAGTGGAAGGGGGCAGTCCACGTGCCACCCAGCTGGCACTGGGGACTTCCAGGCTTCCTCACCCCACCTCCAAACCACCAATATCTGTGGGCTCTCCCTTCTCCGTACACCTCCgagccttccccacccccatggaACCACTGCAAGCACCTCCAGACTCgctgcctccaccccacccctgccttccgGAGGGATTTTGGAAGCTCAGGTCTGATGAGGGACGTCCCACTCTGGATGGAGACAAACCCCTTCTCCTGCCCCCCATCCCCTGACACAGCCCTGCACACGCCCCCTTATTTCTCATAGCCATTGACTCATGACTCCACTGCCCAGGTGTAAGTTCACAGGACACAGACTGCCTGAAGCTGCATCTGTACACCTGCCCCTCTGTCACAAGGAAGATGAAGCTTGGCGAGTTTAAGCAGGTTGGTCAGTGGGGAGTGACAACGAGTGGATGAAGGGTCAGCAGCTGCCTCCTGGTCTGCAGTAAAGCTGGGCCTTGCTGACGAGCCCCCGAAAGCTGGCAAAGCTGGACATGGACCAAGGACTCGGGATTCAAGTCCACAACAGCTGCTTCCCTCCAGCGATTTGAAAAACGGAGCCTAGAGTGAACAAAGAATGACTCAAACACCTCTGCCCTTCCCCACCCATGTAACGCTCACATATTTCCCTTATTCCCCACTTTCAGAGTCTCAAAGAGAAACTTTTATCTTAGTGATTTTTATAATAAGCACAAAACCCATCTGTACATGAGAAACGTACAAACCCCTGTAATGAATGCCTAGCTTCCAATGTTTCTCCAAGGTCAGCACCTATCGGCCTCCACCCTCTGGGAACGATCTCACACAAGTATGCCCCTAGGTCACCTTCGTTTGCCCACGATGTGTCTCCACACCCACCCTGGGTATGACCCTCagtggggagggagctgggaggaggagcTCTTTCTGTTCAAGGGCTAATAAAGGGCAGTTTAACCTTTTAACTCTTTACCACTGCTCCTATTTATTATGGCTCCTTATCCCTGTCTGCGCCCCCAGTCCTACTTCCAAGTGGACCCACcttgcatttctgacaagttgGAATCAGGTTCTGAGGAGTCTCAATAGGCAGTGTTCTGCCCCTTGGGTGcgaccctgtgtgtgtgtgtgtgtgggggggtgcacaCAGGAGGGGACTGGCAGGTCCCCTGATCCACGAAGGGCAGTGAACCCACCCAGCTCCCCAAACAAGCATCTGTTCTGAGGAAGCTTGAGGATGGAGAACTCGAGGGATTGGCTCTCCAGGAAAACAACCACCTGCTTTTTGCTTTAGAATGATCATCTAATGCAGTGTAGGAAATCACTACCAAGAAAATCATCAACTTTTCCCGTGAACTCAGGGCAGTTCCTGAAACTCGAGTGACTTCCCATTACTTGGGTTTCCTTCCTGAATATAGGACTGGGTGCCCAACCAACCTCAAGCGGATTCTGGATCCTCCTTCCCGCTGCCTCCTCGCCTGGCTCCGCCCCAGGATCTCTCAGTTTTATCCGGCCCACAGCGCGCACAGACGAGCTCCAGCTGCGGGCGTGGAGGAGCCGGGCGCACCAGGACCCTGGACTCAGGTGAGGGGCTCGCGGGCCGGGAGGGGAGGCCCAGAGGGGCGGGGTGGTGCTCCGGGTGTCGGACAGCTTGGTGCACTCAGGTACGCGCTGGGACGGAGACGGCGGGGCGCGGAGCTCCCTGCCTTCACTCACGCCGGCCGCCTCTTGCCACAGAGATGCGCCCAGAGCGCCGGGCCGGGGTCCGTGAGCCAGCGACCGGGGGCGCAGGTTGCACGCcgagggaggggacagggactTCGCGTCGAGGTGGGGAACTGCGTCTCTGCCGGGCGTCCCCAGGCTCGGCTTTTGGAGGGGCAGAAAGGTGGCATCTGGGGCTCCCTGGCGTCCACCCATCCGGACAGAGCCCCTCCTGCCCCCGACCACGTCTGTGGCGAAACGCATTCACGTCCAGGCCCAGCATGGCGGCTCTCCCACTCGCGCACACACACTTTCGTGCACACATTCACACTTGTGTGCACTCCCAGGGGCGCACACGCACACTCACAGGCACTCAGCTCATTCACTCACAAACACTCGTAAAACAGAATGAAACCCCCCCCCCAGAGACTTCCCCTAAGGTGGTGTGGGGTGCTCAACTGCCCCTTTCCATGCTTCCCTTTCATTTTTGGTTTAACTGCAGCAGCAATCACTAAATTTAATTCACCACCCACTACTGGTTAATGATctgcagtttgaaaaccactttcCATGCCTGTGGTGCCAGAGCCCCTGAGAGGCCTTCATCCCCAGGGACATAGTGATAGTGATTGTGAAGGTGGAGGGGAGGTGCCGAGGTCCCGGGAGGGTACGGCCAGTAGGTGCAGGGGGAGAAGGGTTCTCAGAGGAAGTgccttgtggggttttttttattattattttataacgtCTTATGGGATatccaaatgtatttatttatttgtttgtttgtttatttaaaatattgtttatttttggctcacACTgtgtctttagttgtggcatgcaggatccttagttgcggcatgcatgtgggatctagttccccagccagagatagaacccgggccccctccagtgggagcacagagtcttatccactggaccaccagggaagtccccaggaagtACCTTGTGAATGAGAGTGAGAAGCAGCCAGGCAGAAGGGAAAGCATGTGCTGAGGCTGAGGTGGGAAGGGTTTTCAGGCTTGGCCCCTAGGCTTGGAGGACTTTCATGCCCAGTGGGGATTCCCTCCAGGCCACAGCAGCAGGGACAGGACATGGGCAGTAGTGCCCTGGACTGGGGCATATCCTCCCTCTGAGCCAGGATTGGGGCTGTGCGCCTTGTCAGCTATCTTCTGGAGGTGGTCGGTCGCCTCCCTCCACAGTGTTGGTGAAAAGCCGGCGGGGGCAGCTTTGCGCTTACCTTCCCATGTAAACATCCAAGTGCATACAAGTGGGTGTTACCAGAGCCTCTGTGGTAGGCGGGGAAAGCTGTTCCAGCTGCTCTCAGGTGCCGTGCGAATGGAGATCCCCACTGACCGAGGACCCCTGTGCACCTGGCCAGCCGACACCCTTGATTCCACAAAcctgctgcctcagtttccccaagatCCTGTGGCAGGACAAGGCGCTGGCAATGGCGTGCACTTCCCAAGGTGTTTCACTGACTCCCAAATGTGAACAGCTCCCAAGTGACTGCACAAATCCCA
Protein-coding sequences here:
- the TEX19 gene encoding testis-expressed protein 19, with product MCPPVSMRCEAEGMSYLRTSWMYQLQHGSQLRVCFACFKAAFLDLRQLLESEDWEDEDWVPELMGHTEAGSEQGASPGMGPSWGQGQGQPAQGGSVDWGSGTLASGPVGSEEVGLDDHLVPTELEPQDATPLGLGAEDADWTQSLPWRFGGLPICSHWPSPSPPWQEFFKVDLPPAGAHGIGAGHQPGHGPC